In one Mycobacteroides chelonae genomic region, the following are encoded:
- a CDS encoding ABC-F family ATP-binding cassette domain-containing protein — MGHVQLDAIGYHLPDGRALLHDVSLRVGEGSKTALIGPNGTGKTTLLRIIAGDTDPHDGAVTRGGQLGVMRQFIGSVRDDSTVRDLLLSVAPDRIRVAAERLDRAELALMERDSERDQLTYAQALADWADVGGYEFETECDVHTTAALGIPFELARFRGVNTLSGGQQKRLVLESLLRGPHQVLLLDEPDNYLDVPAKRWLEDRLVESSKTVLFVSHDRELINHAASQVATLEPTRAGSTLWVHPGSFATYHQARADRNAKLAELRRRWDEQRSALRDLVLMYRQKAAYNSDMASRLQAAETRLRRFDEAGPPEAVPLRQNVRMRLSGGRTAKRAVIAENLELSGLTKPFDAELWYGDRVAVLGGNGTGKSHFLRLLACGGSDPEPDQLPVGDMIPEAVRHDGRLRLGARVRPGWFAQTHHHAGLMERTLLDILHHGDERRAGHGREQASRILDRYGLAPSAEQTFGSLSGGQQGRFQILLLELMGSTLLLLDEPTDNLDLHSAEALEDALAAFDGTVIAVTHDRWFARTFTRFLVFGVDGKVKESVEPQWV, encoded by the coding sequence ATGGGCCATGTGCAGCTCGATGCCATCGGCTATCACCTCCCGGACGGCCGAGCGCTTCTCCACGATGTCAGCCTCCGGGTAGGCGAAGGCAGTAAAACCGCACTGATCGGCCCCAATGGGACCGGCAAGACGACGTTGTTGCGCATCATCGCCGGCGACACCGATCCTCATGACGGGGCCGTCACCCGGGGCGGGCAGCTCGGGGTGATGCGGCAATTCATCGGTTCCGTTCGTGACGACTCGACCGTCCGCGATCTGCTGTTGTCGGTGGCGCCGGATCGCATCAGAGTGGCCGCCGAACGTTTGGACCGCGCCGAGCTGGCACTCATGGAACGTGACAGCGAACGAGATCAGCTCACGTACGCCCAGGCGCTGGCCGACTGGGCGGATGTGGGCGGGTATGAATTCGAGACCGAATGTGACGTACACACCACCGCTGCCTTAGGAATTCCGTTCGAACTGGCCAGATTTCGCGGGGTCAACACGCTGTCGGGCGGGCAGCAGAAACGCCTGGTGCTCGAATCGCTGCTGCGCGGTCCGCACCAGGTGCTGCTACTTGACGAGCCCGATAACTATCTGGATGTCCCGGCCAAGCGCTGGCTCGAGGACAGGCTCGTGGAGTCGTCTAAGACCGTGCTGTTTGTCAGTCACGATCGCGAGCTGATCAATCACGCGGCGAGTCAGGTCGCCACGTTGGAACCCACCCGGGCCGGGTCCACACTGTGGGTGCACCCGGGGTCGTTCGCTACGTACCATCAGGCGCGGGCGGACCGTAACGCCAAGCTCGCCGAGTTGCGTCGCCGCTGGGACGAACAGCGTTCGGCGCTACGCGATCTGGTGCTGATGTACCGGCAGAAGGCGGCGTACAACTCCGATATGGCCAGCCGGCTGCAAGCGGCCGAGACCCGGCTGCGCCGCTTCGATGAGGCAGGGCCACCCGAAGCGGTTCCACTGCGCCAGAACGTCCGCATGCGCCTTAGCGGCGGCCGCACCGCCAAACGTGCCGTGATCGCGGAGAACCTCGAATTAAGCGGTCTGACAAAGCCATTCGACGCCGAATTGTGGTATGGCGATCGGGTCGCGGTCCTGGGCGGTAACGGCACCGGCAAGTCGCATTTCCTGCGGCTGCTGGCGTGCGGGGGCAGTGACCCCGAGCCGGATCAGTTGCCGGTGGGCGACATGATTCCCGAAGCCGTGCGCCACGACGGACGACTACGGCTGGGCGCGCGGGTACGTCCGGGGTGGTTCGCGCAGACGCACCATCACGCGGGCCTGATGGAACGCACGCTGCTCGACATCCTGCATCACGGGGACGAACGGCGGGCCGGTCACGGTCGCGAGCAGGCCTCGCGGATCCTGGACCGCTACGGGCTCGCGCCGTCGGCCGAGCAGACCTTCGGCTCGCTCTCGGGTGGACAACAGGGCCGGTTTCAGATCCTGCTGCTGGAGTTGATGGGGTCGACACTGCTGCTGCTCGACGAGCCGACTGACAACCTGGACCTGCATTCGGCGGAGGCGCTCGAAGATGCGTTGGCAGCCTTCGACGGCACGGTCATCGCCGTCACCCACGATCGATGGTTCGCGCGGACCTTCACTCGCTTCCTTGTCTTCGGCGTGGACGGCAAGGTGAAGGAATCCGTTGAACCCCAATGGGTGTAG
- a CDS encoding HAD-IIA family hydrolase → MPDTLAGAHDCLLLDLDGTVFRGSEPTPNAIAALSAAGDARQLYVTNNASRSAPEVAEHLTSLGFMATPGDVVTSAQSAARLLAEALERDDAVLVVGTEALAAEVAAVGLTPVRSFDAAPRAVVQGHSPDTCWTTLAEAALAIRAGAYWVAANVDATLPTERGLLPGNGSMVAALRTATDADPIVAGKPGRALIEDALARGSFARPLVVGDRLDTDISGANAADLPSLMVLTGVNSAVDAIWAHTSHRPTFLGTDLGALHFPQTEVRIEPKPSWRVTVDTGHVSVGAVDDAGTPLSLAQSLAAAVWATGPAPAIRPIVSTDDLAEQALQGLSAG, encoded by the coding sequence TTGCCTGACACACTTGCCGGCGCCCACGACTGCCTGCTGCTGGATCTCGACGGCACGGTATTCCGGGGTTCCGAACCCACTCCGAACGCCATTGCCGCGTTGTCAGCCGCCGGCGATGCGCGGCAGCTATACGTCACCAACAACGCCAGCCGGTCCGCACCCGAGGTCGCCGAACACCTCACCTCCCTGGGCTTCATGGCCACCCCCGGCGACGTTGTCACCAGCGCCCAGAGTGCGGCCAGACTGCTCGCCGAGGCACTTGAGCGTGACGATGCGGTACTCGTGGTCGGCACCGAGGCGCTGGCCGCCGAGGTTGCGGCCGTTGGCCTCACCCCGGTGCGGAGCTTCGATGCGGCGCCACGTGCCGTGGTGCAGGGGCACTCCCCGGACACCTGCTGGACCACCCTTGCCGAGGCGGCACTCGCGATCCGGGCAGGCGCGTATTGGGTGGCGGCCAATGTCGACGCGACGCTGCCGACCGAACGTGGTCTGCTGCCGGGAAACGGGTCCATGGTCGCCGCGCTGCGCACCGCCACCGACGCCGATCCGATCGTGGCGGGCAAGCCGGGACGTGCACTCATCGAGGACGCACTGGCACGCGGAAGCTTCGCACGGCCGCTCGTTGTCGGCGACCGTCTCGATACCGATATCTCCGGAGCCAATGCCGCGGACTTACCCAGTCTCATGGTGCTCACCGGCGTCAACAGTGCTGTCGATGCGATCTGGGCGCACACCTCGCACCGACCCACCTTCCTGGGGACCGATCTGGGTGCATTGCACTTCCCACAGACCGAAGTACGTATCGAGCCGAAGCCGTCATGGCGGGTAACGGTGGATACCGGCCATGTGTCGGTTGGCGCCGTCGACGACGCCGGAACACCCCTGTCGCTGGCACAGTCACTGGCGGCCGCGGTGTGGGCAACAGGCCCAGCCCCGGCGATCAGGCCCATCGTGTCCACCGATGACCTGGCGGAACAGGCCTTGCAGGGGCTTTCTGCCGGATAG